The proteins below come from a single Asanoa ferruginea genomic window:
- a CDS encoding molybdopterin molybdotransferase MoeA, whose protein sequence is MYEAGRAALLPPVDVLVDHADGLTLAHDLVTLTALPAFPTSSVDGYAVRGPAPWTLVGKVLAGNSPEPLREDGTAVEIATGGMLPTGADAVLRVEESTRTADGRVTGQLRETVEWRRTGEEAEVGELLVPAGTPVDPGVLGLAASCGYDKLAVHPRPRAALRIFGDELLTQGPPGDGRVRDALGPNVPALLRRYGCAVAPGAVVGPVEDTLEAHVAAIRSALAESDLVCTTGGTMHGPVDHLHPALAALGASYLVNTVAVRPGFPMLVARITGDDGRARFIAGLPGNPQSALVALASLVEPLLAGLRGRPMPTLGTVVLAEPVPGRGDYTHLALVHVDATTGSARPVRHVGSAMLRGLARAHGFAAIAPGTSGEVGARVPFVPLPLLPGERP, encoded by the coding sequence ATGTACGAGGCCGGTCGCGCGGCCCTGCTGCCCCCGGTCGACGTGCTGGTCGACCACGCCGACGGGCTGACCCTCGCGCATGACCTGGTCACGCTGACCGCGCTGCCGGCCTTCCCGACGTCGAGTGTGGATGGCTACGCCGTCCGCGGCCCGGCGCCGTGGACGCTGGTCGGCAAGGTGCTCGCTGGCAACTCCCCCGAGCCGCTGCGCGAAGACGGCACCGCGGTTGAGATCGCCACCGGCGGGATGCTGCCAACCGGTGCCGACGCCGTGCTCCGGGTCGAAGAGTCGACCCGCACCGCCGACGGCCGGGTCACCGGGCAGTTACGCGAGACGGTCGAGTGGCGCCGGACCGGTGAGGAGGCCGAGGTCGGCGAACTGCTCGTCCCAGCGGGCACGCCGGTCGACCCAGGGGTGCTCGGGCTCGCGGCGTCCTGCGGCTACGACAAGCTCGCCGTGCACCCGCGCCCGCGTGCCGCTCTGCGGATCTTCGGCGACGAACTGCTCACCCAGGGGCCGCCCGGCGACGGTCGGGTCCGCGACGCGCTCGGCCCGAACGTGCCCGCCCTGCTCCGCCGCTACGGCTGTGCGGTGGCTCCCGGGGCCGTGGTCGGCCCGGTCGAAGACACCCTCGAGGCGCACGTGGCCGCGATCCGTTCGGCGCTCGCGGAGAGCGACCTGGTCTGCACCACCGGCGGCACCATGCACGGGCCGGTCGACCACCTGCACCCCGCTCTCGCCGCGCTCGGTGCGTCCTATCTGGTCAACACCGTCGCGGTGCGTCCCGGCTTCCCGATGCTGGTCGCCCGGATCACCGGCGACGACGGGCGGGCCCGGTTCATCGCCGGGCTGCCCGGCAACCCGCAGTCGGCGCTGGTGGCGCTCGCCTCGCTGGTGGAGCCGCTGCTCGCCGGGTTGCGCGGGCGGCCGATGCCGACGCTGGGGACGGTCGTGCTGGCCGAGCCGGTGCCGGGGCGGGGTGACTACACACATCTCGCGCTGGTGCACGTCGATGCCACCACGGGGTCGGCGCGGCCGGTGCGGCACGTCGGTTCGGCGATGCTGCGGG
- a CDS encoding MogA/MoaB family molybdenum cofactor biosynthesis protein produces the protein MIRARVIVASNRAAAGVYADTSGPILVDGLREIGCEVGDPIVVPDGEPVAQALRMSIAEGIEVVVTSGGTGINPTDQTPEVTKVLLDYEVPGIAEAIRAHSRDKIPAAALSRGVAGVAGRTLVINLPGSKGGARDGLAVLGPILVHAVDQLRGGDHPGSDI, from the coding sequence GTGATCAGGGCCCGCGTCATCGTGGCGTCCAACCGGGCCGCCGCCGGCGTCTACGCCGACACCAGCGGGCCGATCCTGGTCGACGGCCTGCGCGAGATCGGCTGCGAGGTCGGCGACCCGATCGTGGTGCCCGACGGCGAGCCGGTCGCCCAGGCGTTGCGGATGTCGATCGCCGAAGGCATCGAGGTGGTGGTCACCAGCGGTGGCACCGGCATCAATCCGACCGACCAGACGCCCGAGGTGACCAAGGTGCTGCTCGACTACGAGGTGCCGGGCATCGCCGAGGCGATCCGGGCGCACAGCCGCGACAAGATCCCGGCCGCGGCGCTGTCCCGCGGGGTCGCCGGCGTAGCCGGCCGCACGCTGGTGATCAACCTGCCCGGCTCGAAGGGCGGCGCCCGCGACGGCCTCGCCGTGCTCGGCCCGATCCTGGTGCACGCCGTCGACCAGCTCCGCGGCGGAGATCACCCCGGCTCCGACATCTAG
- the moaC gene encoding cyclic pyranopterin monophosphate synthase MoaC, with amino-acid sequence MAETNLTHVDESGAARMVDVSAKDVSARRATAAGQLRTTAEVIDLLRRDGLPKGDALAVARIAGIMGAKKTPDIVPLCHPIALTGVTVDFALGETTVEITAVTRTADRTGVEMEALTAVATAGLALVDMVKAVDPAASITDVRVLRKEGGKTGLWTREGEQ; translated from the coding sequence GTGGCTGAGACCAACCTGACGCATGTCGACGAGAGCGGGGCGGCCCGCATGGTCGATGTCTCCGCGAAAGACGTCTCCGCCCGGCGCGCCACCGCCGCCGGCCAGCTCCGCACCACCGCCGAAGTGATCGATCTGCTCCGCCGCGACGGCCTGCCCAAGGGCGACGCGCTGGCGGTGGCCCGGATCGCCGGCATCATGGGCGCCAAGAAGACGCCTGACATCGTGCCGCTCTGCCACCCCATCGCGCTGACCGGCGTGACCGTCGACTTCGCGCTCGGCGAGACGACCGTCGAGATCACCGCCGTGACCCGCACGGCCGACCGCACCGGCGTCGAGATGGAGGCCCTGACCGCCGTCGCCACCGCCGGTCTGGCGCTGGTCGACATGGTCAAGGCCGTTGACCCGGCCGCGTCCATCACCGACGTACGGGTGCTGCGCAAAGAAGGTGGCAAGACCGGCCTGTGGACCAGGGAGGGCGAGCAGTGA
- a CDS encoding putative bifunctional diguanylate cyclase/phosphodiesterase, translated as MTDEQKAHHNATDRQLRLLVGLVVFVALVALIFSIHAIATGLVNTPPLVAIAALALAATASTSAVVNVRVNATKFGQSWTDIVILVALTVMPPPWVVVSTAVGIVIGRFLARVSPLKVAFGTGKDTICAAAGGLVAYATGAHFVQGEPQFHLTTLFLMLLAVTFTDELLINPVISLATQTPLSQQIRRHLDIRLGFLAARLIVAFFVVWLLSVNHDAQLLLVVPLLILTMHLWYLSRIRKRDERISWQGLATSAEALNDVDLDRVMAVAVEWAPSLFSADSAEVEVFHTDQPKVVRGTAGKVALEGAWPADAFVITTVLEGRTDRRPIGEFRLRFRGPVTLNEMENYKLRTFASALNTALHNATAYAELERIAIVHAHDAAHDALTGLANRRQLIDQGQKKIAEGHSDGVIALLLLDLNHFKEVNDTLGHAAGDQVLKVVADRLKSAARPADLVSRLGGDEFAVLLTGLPAPAVATHRSEGLIAVLHESIEVEGMQISVEASGGIATAPSTGGIAELLRRADVAMYQAKRSGQRIATYSHARDTADIGRFAITGSMSSAVADGTLTVDFQPIVDLANGEVLAAEALARWHHPDHGTVDPLRFLETVERSGLLPAFAEAVLDQALLACVSWREAGFDLPVAVNVAPRSLLDPRFPGSVMTRLRTHDLPPDRLILELTETLTISQLEVVDQVLGRFRDEGVRLALDDFGTGYSSLSVLSRIPVHELKIDSEFVTAMETSPEAGAVIRSTVDLGRSLNLAVVAEGVDSEPQRRALWEMGCTAGQGHLFARPMTAARLLAALHRGSGGRPGMLAPALHDEGAVIRLSPHRRPVPRQRSERLPHLGG; from the coding sequence TTGACCGACGAACAGAAGGCACACCACAACGCGACCGATCGGCAGCTACGGCTGCTCGTCGGTCTCGTGGTGTTTGTGGCATTAGTCGCGCTCATTTTCTCGATCCACGCCATCGCGACCGGCCTCGTCAACACGCCGCCGCTGGTGGCGATTGCCGCGCTCGCCCTCGCTGCCACCGCGTCGACCAGCGCCGTGGTCAACGTGCGGGTGAACGCCACCAAGTTCGGCCAATCGTGGACCGACATCGTCATCCTCGTCGCGCTCACCGTCATGCCGCCTCCTTGGGTGGTCGTGAGCACGGCCGTCGGCATCGTGATCGGCCGGTTCCTGGCTCGAGTAAGCCCCCTCAAGGTGGCCTTCGGCACCGGCAAGGACACTATTTGCGCGGCAGCCGGCGGACTTGTCGCATATGCAACGGGCGCACATTTCGTTCAAGGTGAGCCGCAATTCCATCTCACCACGCTGTTTCTCATGCTCCTGGCGGTGACATTCACCGACGAGTTGCTTATCAACCCGGTCATCTCGTTGGCGACGCAGACGCCATTGAGTCAACAGATCCGCCGGCATCTCGACATCCGCCTCGGATTCCTCGCCGCCCGCCTGATCGTCGCGTTCTTTGTCGTCTGGCTGCTGTCGGTCAACCACGATGCGCAGCTGCTACTTGTGGTTCCGTTGCTCATCTTGACCATGCACCTCTGGTACCTCTCGCGGATCCGTAAACGCGACGAACGCATTTCCTGGCAAGGCCTCGCCACCTCCGCAGAAGCGCTTAACGACGTCGACCTCGATCGCGTCATGGCGGTCGCGGTCGAATGGGCGCCCAGTCTTTTCTCCGCTGACAGTGCGGAGGTCGAGGTCTTCCACACCGATCAACCCAAGGTGGTCCGCGGCACTGCGGGCAAAGTCGCCCTCGAGGGGGCGTGGCCAGCCGACGCGTTCGTAATAACGACCGTGCTGGAAGGGCGCACAGACCGGCGTCCGATCGGTGAGTTCCGGCTCCGGTTCCGCGGCCCGGTCACCCTCAACGAGATGGAGAACTACAAGCTCCGCACGTTCGCATCGGCGTTGAACACAGCCCTCCACAACGCGACGGCCTACGCCGAACTCGAACGCATCGCGATCGTGCACGCGCACGACGCCGCGCATGACGCGCTTACCGGGCTGGCCAACCGCCGGCAACTGATCGACCAGGGCCAGAAGAAGATCGCCGAAGGCCACTCCGACGGTGTTATCGCGCTCCTGCTGCTCGACCTCAACCACTTCAAGGAAGTCAACGACACGCTTGGCCACGCCGCCGGCGACCAGGTATTGAAGGTGGTGGCCGACCGCCTCAAGAGCGCCGCGCGACCGGCCGACCTCGTGTCCCGCCTCGGTGGTGACGAGTTCGCGGTGTTGCTGACCGGCCTGCCGGCGCCGGCCGTCGCCACACACCGGTCCGAGGGTCTGATCGCCGTGCTGCACGAGTCGATCGAGGTCGAGGGCATGCAGATCAGCGTCGAGGCCAGTGGTGGCATCGCGACGGCGCCGAGCACCGGTGGCATCGCTGAGTTGTTGCGCCGGGCCGACGTCGCGATGTACCAGGCCAAGCGCTCCGGCCAGCGGATCGCCACCTACTCGCACGCCCGCGACACCGCTGACATCGGGCGCTTCGCGATCACCGGCAGCATGTCGAGCGCGGTCGCTGACGGCACGCTCACCGTCGACTTTCAGCCGATCGTCGACCTGGCCAACGGTGAGGTGCTCGCCGCCGAGGCGCTGGCCCGCTGGCACCACCCCGACCACGGCACCGTCGACCCCTTGCGGTTCCTGGAGACGGTCGAGCGCAGCGGGCTGTTGCCGGCGTTCGCCGAGGCCGTTCTCGATCAAGCGCTGCTCGCCTGCGTCTCGTGGCGGGAGGCCGGCTTCGACCTGCCCGTCGCGGTCAACGTCGCACCCCGCAGCCTGCTCGACCCGCGCTTCCCGGGCTCGGTGATGACCCGGCTGCGCACCCACGACCTGCCGCCCGACCGGCTCATCCTGGAGCTCACCGAGACGCTGACGATCAGCCAGCTCGAGGTCGTCGACCAGGTCCTCGGCCGGTTCCGCGACGAGGGCGTCCGGCTCGCGCTCGACGACTTCGGCACCGGCTACTCGTCGCTGTCGGTGTTGTCGCGGATCCCCGTGCACGAGCTGAAGATCGACAGCGAGTTCGTCACCGCGATGGAAACCTCGCCGGAGGCGGGCGCGGTCATCCGGTCCACCGTCGATCTCGGCCGCAGCCTCAACCTCGCGGTGGTGGCCGAGGGCGTCGACAGCGAGCCGCAGCGCCGCGCGCTCTGGGAGATGGGCTGCACCGCCGGCCAGGGGCACCTGTTCGCCCGGCCGATGACCGCCGCCCGGCTGCTCGCGGCGCTGCACCGCGGCTCCGGCGGCCGGCCGGGGATGCTAGCGCCGGCCCTGCACGACGAGGGCGCGGTGATCCGGCTCAGCCCGCACCGGCGACCGGTGCCACGACAGCGCAGCGAGCGTTTGCCACACTTGGGCGGATGA